GAAGATCTTCGGCTACTTGCCCACCCGCGCTTTGGCCGCGCTCAAGTGTTGCTGCCACTACTTCAAATCCATCATCGAGACGTTCGGCGTGCGCGGCGCCGATTCGCGGTGGAGCCGGCACCCCCTGTACCGCGACGACCCCTGCAAGCAGTGCAAGAAGCGCTACGAGAGGGGGGACGTGTCCCTGTGCCGCTGGCACCCCAAACCCTACCACCACGATCTACCCTATGGCCGGTCCTACTGGATGTGCTGCCGGCGCGGTGACAAGGACGCCCCCGGGTGCCGCGTGGGGCTGCATGATAATAACTGGGTGCaccaggaggggaggagggaggaggggaggtgaggggacatttggggacaatgtggggaggggggatgtgggctgtggcGCGGTGgttggggaagaggaaaaagatgtGGAAATGTGGAGGGTTGTGGAGTTTGATGGTGATGGGGGCGTGGGGGGTGTTGGCACCAAGGGGGTGACGTCGTTGTTGACCGCAAGGAGGGGACATCTGTGTTGTCACCAAGGGGGTGACATCGTTGTTGTCCCcaaggaggggacatctgcatTCGGTGACTCCGAAGGAGGTGACATCGTCGTTGTCACCAAGGGGGGGGACATCGTTGTTGGGGTGACCCCGAGGAGGGGACATTGTCATTGTCACCAAGGGGGGGGACATCgttattggggtgtccccaaggaagGGACATCTGTCTTGTCACCAAGGGGGTGACATCTacattggggtgtccccaagggggtgaCATCTGTATTGGGATGTCCCCAAGGGGGGACACATcattattggggtgtccccaaggaggGGACATCTGTGTTGTCACTAAGGAGGGGACATCGTTATTGGGGTGACCCCAAGGAGGGGACATCATCATTGTCACCAAGGGGGGGGACATCgttattggggtgtccccaaggaagGGACATCTGTCTTGTCACCAAGGGGGTGACGTCTacattggggtgtccccaagggggtgaCATCTGTATTGGGATGTCCCCAAGGGGGGACACATcattattggggtgtccccaaggaggGGACATCTATGTTGTCACTAAGGAGGGGACATCGTTATTGGGGTGACCCCGAGGAGGGGACATTGTCATTGTCACCAAGGGGGGGGACATCgttattggggtgtccccaaggaagGGACATCTGTCTTGTCACCAAGGGGGTGACATCTacattggggtgtccccaagggggtgaCATCTGTATTGGGATGTCCCCAAGGGGGGACACATcattattggggtgtccccaaggaggGGACATCTGTGTTGTCACTAAGGAGGGGACATCGTTATTGGGGTGACCCCAAGGAGGGGACATCGTCATTGTCACCAAGGGGGAGGACATCgttattggggtgtccccaaggaagGGACATCTGTCTTGTCACCAAGGGGGTGACATCTacattggggtgtccccaagggggtgaCATCTGTATTGGGATGTCCCCAAGGGGGGACACATCATTATTGGGGTGTCCTCAAGGTGGGGACATCTGTGTTGTCACCAAGGGGGTGACAGCtttattggggtgtccccaagggaggGGACACATCGTtgttggggtgtccccaaggaggGGACATCTGTGTTGTCCCCAAGCGGGGAGACATCGTTATTGGGGTGACCCCAAAGGGGGGACATCTGGGTTGTCACCAAGGGGGTGACATCTgtattggggtgtccccaaggggggaGATATCgttattggggtgtccccaaggaggGGACATCTGTGTTGTCCCCAAGGGGGTGACATCTGTGTTGGGCTGTCCCCAAGGAGGGGGACATCATTATTGGGGTGACCCCAAGGAGGGGACATCAGTCTTGTCACCAAGGGGGTGACATCTACATTggagtgtccccaagggggtgaCGTCTGTATTGGGATGTCCCCAAGGCGGGGGACACATCGTTATTTGGGTGTCCCCAAGGAGGGGACATCTGTGTTGTCCCCAAGGGGGAGACATCGTTATTGGGGTGACCCCAAGGAGGGGACATCTGTGTTGTCACCAAGGGGGTGACATCGTTGTTGTCCCcaaggaggggacatctgcatTCGGTGACTCCGAAGGAGGCGACATTGTCATTGTCACTGAGGGGGGGACATCGTTGTTGGGGTGATCCCAAGGAGGGGACATCTTTGTTGTCACCAAGGGGGTGACATCGTTATTGGGGTGACCCAAAGGAGGGGACATCTGTGTTGTCCCCACGTGGGTGACAGCtttattggggtgtccccaatgggggTGACATCTTCATTGTCCCCAGTGGGGGTGACATCTGCACTGGGGGTGTCACCAAGTGGGTGACATCGTTATTGGGGTGACCCAAAGGAGGGGACATCTGTGTTGTCCCCACGTGGGTGACAGCtttattggggtgtccccaatgggggTGACATCTTCATTGTCCCCAGTGGGGGTGACATCTgcactgggggtgtccccaaggggggtgGTGACCTCTGGGGTGGCGTCCCCATGGGGGGTGATGCCCCCATCCAGGGGGGCCCCCCCGGTCCAGGGTGACAACCTGGAGTGACCCCACCGCCACCAGGTGACGTTGGTGGTGACGTCACcatttgggggtggagggggcacatcccgtgtcaccccccccgccccgtgtccCCGTTCCCGCGGTTTGTCCTGCGTGCACGCGCGTTCCCGCGCCTCTcggagcggcggcggggggcgtggcctggCGCGCAAGTCACGCCCACCCCGCTCGCCCAATCAGCGACGTCTTCATCGCCTGCCCCAGCGTGGCCACGCCCTTCGCCCAATCAGCAGCGTCTCGTCACCCGCGCAGGCCCCGCCCCTTCGCCAAGAAGCCACGCCCCCTCCATACACACAGCGTCGTGGTCGATGTTCCCCCTCCCAGGAGTCCCCTCGCCCAATCAGCATCGCTCTCATCACCCGAGGAGGCCCCGCCTCTTCCACAAGAAGCCACGCCCCTTCTATGTAAACGTCCTGTGCGCCACTCCCACCCCCAGGAAGCCCCGACCCCCAGGCGGCCCCTCGTCCAATCAGCAGCGCTCTCGTCGCCCGCGCAGGCCACGCCCCTTCACCAGCAAGCCACGCCTCCATACAAACGCCCTGTTCTCCGCTCCCGCCCCCGGAAGGCCCCTCGTCCAATCAGCGGCGTCTCCACCGTCCGCCTCATGGAGGCCACGCCCCCCACCATACAAACAACGTCTTGGTCGCTGTTCCCGCCCCCAGGAAGCCCCGCCCCCAGAAGGCCCCTCGCCCAATCAGCAGGCTCTCCTGGCCCGcgcaggccccgccccttccccaaGGAGCCACGCCCCCTCCATATACACATCGTCGTTCTCGCTGTTCCCGCCCCCAggaagccccgccccccccggcggcCCCTCGTCCAATCATCAGCGTTTTCATCACCCGcgcaggccccgccccttcccgcgGAGGCCCCGCTCCCGGGTGGCCCCGGCCCCGAGAGTCCCCTCGCCCAATCATCAGCGCTCTCATCACTCCTGGAGGCCCCTTcccgcgaggccccgccccctagAGTCCCCTCACCCAATCATCAGCGCTCTCATCACCCGcgcaggccccgccccttcccacgcaggccccgccccgcgccaTGCGGAAGGGCTCCGGCGGGTCCCGGCGGGCTCGGGTCCCGGGTTCGGTTCCCGGGTccggcccggggccgccgccgccgctcccgggaGGCGCTGCCGCGTTGCTGTgggcgcggagccgccgccgctgcccccggTTGGTGCCGCCGCTGCTGGCGctggcggccgccgccgccgtgcTGTACGGCGTGTGGCCCGGGGAGCAGCGGCACAGCCAGCGGGTGAGCGGGGCGGGAACGGGCGGGAACGGGCGGGGGCTCCAGTGACCCGCAGACTCTGAGATCCCGCCAACATCGGCCCGGGACCCCCCcgcagggacccccaggaccccccaaccccaccagggacccccaaaccccatcataGGACCCCCAcaagggaccccaaatcccccaagagacccccaaaccccatcataagaacccccccagggaccccaaaccccatcggggacacccaaacacccccaggatccccaaaccccatcatggacccccccagggaccccaaaccccatcatgggaccccaaaccccatcatgggaccccccccagggacccccaaacctcatcatgggaccccaaaccccatcaggggaccccccagggacccccaaaccccatcatgggaccccaaaccccatcatgggaccccccccagggacccccaaacctcatcatgggaccccaaaccccatcaggggaccccccagggacccccagaccccatacagggaccccaaaccccatcatgGAACCCCCaatcatgggacccccccaaaccccatcatgggacccccaaacctcatcatgggaccccccagggacccccagaccccatccagggaccccaaaccccatcatgggacccccaatcatgggaccccccaaacccccaatcatgggacccccccagggacccccaaaccccccaaaaccccatcatgggacccccacagggcccgcccctccccccaccagggtcccccaaatccccacccagggacccccagacccatcacgggaccccccagggacccccaaaccccatcatgggaccccccagggacccccttccCCCACcagggtcccccaaaccccccccccagggacccccagaccccatcatgggacctccccagggacccccaaaccccatcatgggaccccccagggactcccaaagcccccaaaaccccatcatgggaccccccagggacccccaaaccccatcatgggacccccagggacccccaaacccccccagggaccccaacgccccccagggaccccctccccccaccagggtcccccaaccccccccgccCAGGGACCTCCAGACCCATCATGAGacccccccagggctccccaaacccccccaaaccccacgatgggacccccccaagccccctccTGACCCCCACCcgtctcccccagcccccccgctccGCCCCCTCCCTGCGCCACCTCCTGTCGCGCCTGGACCCCCCCCGCCTGTGGGGCACCTTCCTGCGCCCCCTGCTGCACGAGCGCGTGCCGGGGGGGCCCGGCAGCCGAGCCGCCCGCCAGGTGAGCCCCCCCACccaaacacccatgggtgccaccctTGGGCACCCACACCCTAGCAGGGGACCCCAGACCCCATCATgagaccccaaaccccatcatgggacccccaaacacccccaggacccccaaaccccattatgggacccccccccccagggaccccaaattcCATCATGGGAGCCCCAAACAcctccaggacccccaaaccccattatgggacccccccccccaccagggaccccaaaccccatcatgggacccccaaggacccccaaaccacccccagggaccccaaaccccatcatgggacccccaaggacccccaaaccacccccagggaccccaaaccccatcatgggacccccatccccaccagggaccccaaaccccatcatgggacccccacctagagacccccaaaccccatcaggggaccccaaaccccatcgtgggacccccaaggacccccaaaccacccccagggaccccaaaccccgtAATGAGACCCCCACCtagagacccccaaaccccatcaggggacccccaaccccatcatgggaccccaaacacccccaggacccccaaaccccatcatgggacccccccccagagaCTCCAAACCCCATCATGGGACCCTAAACCCCATCATAGgacccccccccagggaccccaaattccatcatgggacccccaaacacctccaggacccccaaaccccattatgggaccccccccccaaccagggaccccaaaccccatcatgggacccccaaggacccccaaaccacccccagggaccccaaaccccatcgtgggacccccaaggacccccaaaccacccccagggaccccaaaccccgtAATGAGACCCCCACCtagagacccccaaaccccatcaggggacccccaaccccatcatgggaccccaaacacccccaggacccccaaaccccattatgggaccccccccccagagACTCCAAACCCCATCATGGGACCCTAAACCCCATCATAGgacccccccccagggaccccaaattccatcatgggacccccaaacacctccaggacccccaaaccccattatgggacccccccccccaaccagggaccccaaaccccatcatgggacccccaaggacccccaaaccacccccagggaccccaaaccccatcgtgggacccccaaggacccccaaaccacccccagggaccccaaaccccgtAATGAGACCCCCACCtagagacccccaaaccccatcaggggacccccaaccccatcatgggaccccaaacacccccaggacccccaaaccccatcatgggaccccccccacccagggaccccaaaccccatcagGGGACCCCAAACTCCAtcatgggaccccaaatcccatcATGGcccccccagggatccccaaaGCCCATCATGAGACTCCAAAccccatcatgggaccccccccgaccagggaccccaaaccccatcatgggaccccaaatcccatcatgggaccccaaatcccatcatgggaccccaaacacccccaggacccccaaaccccattatgggacccccccccagagaCTCCAAACCCCAtcatgggaccccaaaccccatcataggaccccccccccagggaccccaaattcCATCATGGGACCCCgaaacacccccaggacccccaaaccccattatgggacccccccccccaaccagggaccccaaaccccatcgtgggacccccaaggacccccaaaccacccccagggaccccaaaccccataaTGAGACCCCCACCTAGAGACCCCCAACCCTATCATGGGACCCCATATCCCATCATGGCCcctccagggacccccaaatcccatcatgggacccccccagggacccccaaacccccccagggccccccaaaccccatcatgagacccccccagagacccccaaacccccccagggaccccaaatcccatcatgggacctccccagggacccccacatcccccagggaccccaaatcccatcatgagacccccccagggaccccaaacccctcccagggACCCCGAATCCCATCATGGGAcctcccccagggaccccaaatcccatcatgggacccccccagggacccccaaacccccccagggccccccaaatcCCATCATGGGAcctcccccagggacccccaaacccccccagggccccccaaaccccatcatgagacccccccagggacccccaaacccccccagggccccccaaaccccatcatgagaccccccccagggaccccaaaccccccagggccccccaaaccccatcatgagacccccccagggaccccaaatcccatcatgggacccccccagggacccccaaacccccccagggccccccaaaccccatcatgagacccccccagggaccccaaatcccatcatgggacccccccagggaccccccaacccccccagggccccccaaaccccatcctgagtcccccccagagaccccccaagccccccagggccccccagacCCCACCACGGGTGCCCCCTTTGGGTGCCGTCCCTAACCACCTCTCCCCCCCAGCACATATTGCGGTCCCTGGGCGCCCTGGGCGCCTCGTGGCACCTTGAACTTGACCCCTTTGTGGCGGCGACACCGCGGGGGCCGCTGACCTTCACCAACGTGGTGGCCACGctggcccccgccgccccgcgccgcctggCCCTGGCGTGTCACTACGACACCAAGGTGCTGCCGGAGATGTCACCGGAGGTGGCGCAGGTGCCACCGGGTGGGGGACACACGCGCCATGGGGAGTTCGTGGGCGCCACCGACTCCGCCGTCCCCTGCGCCCTCCTGCTGGAGTTGGCGGCCGCGCTCGACGGGCCCCTGCGGCAAAGCAAGGACAAGGTGGGTGAcaccacccggacgcctgggtcccttcccagacgcctgggtccctcctggacgcgTGGGTTCCCCCATGGGTGTTTGGGTCCCaacctggacgcctgggtcccttcctggacgcctgggtcccttcccggacacctgggtccctcctggacacgTGGGTTCCCCCCTGGGTGTTTGGGTCccaacccggacgcctgggtcccttcccggacgcctgggtccctcctggacatgTGGGTCCCCCCCTGGGTGTTTGGGTCccaacccggacgcctgggtcccttcccggacgcctgggtccctcctggacacgTGGGTTCCCTCCTGGATGTTTGGGTCccaacccggacgcctgggtcccttcccggacgcctgggtccctcctggacacgTGGGTTCCCCCCTGGATGTTTGGGTCccaacccggacgcctgggtcccttcccggacgcctgggtccctcctggacacgTGGGTTCCCCCCTGGATGTTTGGGTCccaacccggacgcctgggtcccttcccggacgcctgggtccctcctggacacgTGGGTTCCCTCCTGGATGTTTGGGTCCcaacccggacacctgggtcccttcccggacgcctgggtccctcctggacacgTGGGTTCCCTCCTGGACGTTTGGGTCccaacccggacgcctgggtcccttcccggatgcctgggtccctcctggacacgTGGGTTCCCCCCTGGGTGTTTGGGTCccaacccggacgcctgggtcccctcccggacgcctgggtccctcctggacacgTGGGTTCCCCCCTGGGTGtttgggtcccttcccggacgcctgggtcccttcccggacgcctgggtcccccctgggtgtttgggtcccttcccggacgcctgggtcctctcagacgccccctccccagggccaccccggtccctcgtgtcccccccTTTCCTgtccccccagctctgctgtcacccccagatttattccccccccccagatCCAttgtccccctggtgtcaccccctCTCCTGTCCCCCTAGATTTGGTGTCACCCCCTTTCCTATCCCCCCCAGATTTCCTGTCCCCAGTCTTTGGTGTCCCCTCCTTTACTCTCCCCCCAAATTTCCTGCTGTCCCCCCATCTCTGTTGTCCCCCCAGATTTACAGTCCCCCCCCTCCCCGATCTATTGTCCCCCAGGtgtcaccccctttcctgtccccCCTGATTTCCTGTCCCCCATCTCCAATGTCCCCCCTATGTCCCGTCCCCATCTCTGTTGTCCCCCCCGATTTCTCGTCCCCCTGATCTCCGGTGTCCCCTCCTTTCCCGCCCCCATCTCCGCTGTCCCCCCCGATTTCCTGTCCCCCCTcatttcccatccccatctcTGGTGTCCCCTGATTTCCTGTCCCCCCAATTTCccatccccctgatgtcccctctcCGCTGTCCCCCCTGATTTCCCATCTCCATTGTCCCCTGATTTCCTGTCCCCCCTGATTTCCCATCCCTCTGATTTCCTGTTCCCCATCCCTGTTGTTCCCCCCTGATTTCCTGTCCCCCCTGATTTCCCATCCCCCCTGATTTCCCATCCCTCTGATTTCCTGTTCCCCATCCCTGTTGTTCCCCCCTGATTTCCTGTCCCCCCTGATTTCCCATCCCTCTGATTTCCTGTTCCCCATCCCTGTTGTCTCCCCTGATTTCCTGTCCTCCCGATTTCCCATCCCTCTGATTtcctgtcccccatccctgtTGTTCCCCCTGATTTCCTGTCCCCCATCTCTGTTGTCTCCCCTGATTTCCTGTCCCCCAGATTTCTTGTTCCCCTCCAGATTTCCCGTCCCCATCTCCGGTGTCCCCTGATTTCCCgtctccctgatgtccccatctcTTTTGTCCCCCTGATTTCCTGTCCCCCTCCAGATTTCCTGTCGCCCCCATCTCCAGTGTCCCCTCATTTTCCGGTCCCATCTCCGCTGTCCCCCCTGATTTCCCGTCCCCCCGATTTCCCGTCCCCATCTCTATTGTCTCCCCCGATTTCCCGTCCCCCCCGCTTCCCCATCCCTCTCTTTCCCGTCCCCCTCTCCATTGTCCCCCCTGATTTCCCATCCCCTGATTTATCTCCCCTGTCCCCTCCTTTCCCATCCCCCCATCTCCAGTGTCCCCTCCTTTCCCATCCCCCTGATGTCCGGTGTCCCCTCCTTTCCTGTCCCCCGTGATTTCCCGTCCCCATCTCCGGTGTCCCCTGATTTCTCGTCCCCTGATTTCCTGTCCCCCTGATTTCCTGTCCCCCCGATTTCCTGTTCCCTTTCTGTTGTCTCCCCTATTTCCTCTCCCCCTGATTTCCTGTCCTCCATCTCTGGTGTCCCCCCCAATTTCCTGTCCCCCCCAATTTCCTGTCTCCCCTGACTTCCTGTCCCGCCATCCCTGTTGTCCCCCACCCCTTTCCTGTCCCCCCCGATTTCCTGTCCCACCATCTCCCTTGTTCCCCGCCCTGATTTTGTGTCCCCTCGGATTTCCTGTCCCCCTGGTCTGTTTTTCCCCCCGATTTCCTGTCCCCATCTCCGTTGTCCCCTGGTTTCTTGTCCCCCTGACGCCCGGTGTCCCCTTGTCGCCGTCCCCAGGCGCGGGTGACGCTGCAGCTGCTGTTCCTGGATGGGGAGGAGGCGTTTGGCGCCTGGAGCGCCGCGGATTCCCTGTACGGCGCACGGCACCTGGCGCGGCGCATGGCGGGGACGGCGCACGGCGACGGGACGCAGCTCAGCGCCATcgtgggtgacacggggacaacgGGGGGGCCCCAAGGCtcgagtggtgtccccaaggctcgaGTGGTGTCCCTATGGCCACCATggccatgttggtgtccccaaggctctaTTGGTGTCCCTATGGCCACCATggccatgttggtgtccccatgtccatgttggtgtccccatggctcgagtggtgtccccaaggctcgaGTGGTGTCCCCGTggccatgttggtgtccccatggctcgagtggtgtccccaaggctctaGTGGTGTCCCCGTggccatgttggtgtccccaaggctcgagtggtgtccccaaggctctagtggtgtccccatggccatgttggtgtccccaaggctctgTTGCTGTCCCTATGGCCACCATggccatgttggtgtccccacagccacactggtgtccccatggccatcctGTGATCCCGAAGGCCAtgctggtgtccccaaggctctagtggtgtccccagggctctagtggtgtccccatggccatgttggtgtccccaaggctctagtggtgtccccaaggctctagtggtgtccccatggccatgtcGATGTCCCCAAGGCTCTAgtcgtgtccccatggccatgttggtgtccccatgtccaccatgtccatgttggtgtccccaaggctctaTTGGTGTCCCTATGGCCACCATggccatgttggtgtccccaaggctctaTTGGTGTCCCTATGGCCACCATggccatgttggtgtccccatgtccatgttggtgtccccatggctcgagtggtgtccccaaggctcgaGTGGTGTCCCCGTggccatgttggtgtccccatggctcgagtggtgtccccaaggctcgagtggtgtccccatggccatgttggtgtccccaaggctcgagtggtgtccccatggccatgttggtgtccccatggccatgttggtgtccccaaggctcgaGTGGTGTCCCCGTggccatgttggtgtccccatggccatgttggtgtccccaaggctcgaGTGGTGTCCCCGTggccatgttggtgtccccatggccatgttggtgtccccaaggctcgaGTGGTGTCCCCGTggccatgttggtgtccccatggccatgttggtgtccccaaggctctgTTGCTGTCCCTATGGCCACCATggccatgttggtgtccccatggccatgttggtgtccccaaggctcgagtggtgtccccaaggctcaaGTGGTGTCCCCATAgccatgttggtgtccccaaggctctgTTGGTGCCCCTATGGCCACCATggccatgttggtgtccccaaggccatGTTGGTGTCCCCGTGACCATGTTGGTGTCCCCAAGACTctagtggtgtccccatggccaccatgtCCATGTTAGTGTTGTGTCCCCAAggccatgttggtgtccccacagccacactggtgtccccatggccatcctGTGATCCCGAAGGCCAtgctggtgtccccaaggctctagtggtgtccccagggctctactggtgtccccatggccatgttggtgtccccaaggctctagtggtgtccccaaggctctagtggtgtccccatggccatgtcGATGTCCCCAAGGCTCTAgtcgtgtccccatggccatgttggtgtccccatgtccaccatgtccatgttggtgtcccc
The Patagioenas fasciata isolate bPatFas1 chromosome 33, bPatFas1.hap1, whole genome shotgun sequence DNA segment above includes these coding regions:
- the QPCTL gene encoding glutaminyl-peptide cyclotransferase-like protein isoform X3 → MRKGSGGSRRARVPGSVPGSGPGPPPPLPGGAAALLWARSRRRCPRLVPPLLALAAAAAVLYGVWPGEQRHSQRPPRSAPSLRHLLSRLDPPRLWGTFLRPLLHERVPGGPGSRAARQHILRSLGALGASWHLELDPFVAATPRGPLTFTNVVATLAPAAPRRLALACHYDTKVLPEMSPEVAQVPPGGGHTRHGEFVGATDSAVPCALLLELAAALDGPLRQSKDKARVTLQLLFLDGEEAFGAWSAADSLYGARHLARRMAGTAHGDGTQLSAISLLVLLDLLGAPSPAIHSHFPQSHHWFLRLVAIGVPVLHVIPLPFPRVWHTAGDTEDNLHPPTVRDLARVLLVFVDEFLSL
- the QPCTL gene encoding glutaminyl-peptide cyclotransferase-like protein isoform X2 — encoded protein: MRKGSGGSRRARVPGSVPGSGPGPPPPLPGGAAALLWARSRRRCPRLVPPLLALAAAAAVLYGVWPGEQRHSQRPPRSAPSLRHLLSRLDPPRLWGTFLRPLLHERVPGGPGSRAARQHILRSLGALGASWHLELDPFVAATPRGPLTFTNVVATLAPAAPRRLALACHYDTKVLPEMSPEVAQVPPGGGHTRHGEFVGATDSAVPCALLLELAAALDGPLRQSKDKARVTLQLLFLDGEEAFGAWSAADSLYGARHLARRMAGTAHGDGTQLSAISLLVLLDLLGAPSPAIHSHFPQSHHWFLRLVAIERRLRELGLLELPPLAQPLFRLEPPPGAVEDDHVPFLRRGYMSVSPDCPQGSRCCT
- the QPCTL gene encoding glutaminyl-peptide cyclotransferase-like protein isoform X5, which translates into the protein MRKGSGGSRRARVPGSVPGSGPGPPPPLPGGAAALLWARSRRRCPRLVPPLLALAAAAAVLYGVWPGEQRHSQRPPRSAPSLRHLLSRLDPPRLWGTFLRPLLHERVPGGPGSRAARQVLPEMSPEVAQVPPGGGHTRHGEFVGATDSAVPCALLLELAAALDGPLRQSKDKARVTLQLLFLDGEEAFGAWSAADSLYGARHLARRMAGTAHGDGTQLSAISLLVLLDLLGAPSPAIHSHFPQSHHWFLRLVAIERRLRELGLLELPPLAQPLFRLEPPPGAVEDDHVPFLRRGVPVLHVIPLPFPRVWHTAGDTEDNLHPPTVRDLARVLLVFVDEFLSL
- the QPCTL gene encoding glutaminyl-peptide cyclotransferase-like protein isoform X1 — its product is MRKGSGGSRRARVPGSVPGSGPGPPPPLPGGAAALLWARSRRRCPRLVPPLLALAAAAAVLYGVWPGEQRHSQRPPRSAPSLRHLLSRLDPPRLWGTFLRPLLHERVPGGPGSRAARQHILRSLGALGASWHLELDPFVAATPRGPLTFTNVVATLAPAAPRRLALACHYDTKVLPEMSPEVAQVPPGGGHTRHGEFVGATDSAVPCALLLELAAALDGPLRQSKDKARVTLQLLFLDGEEAFGAWSAADSLYGARHLARRMAGTAHGDGTQLSAISLLVLLDLLGAPSPAIHSHFPQSHHWFLRLVAIERRLRELGLLELPPLAQPLFRLEPPPGAVEDDHVPFLRRGVPVLHVIPLPFPRVWHTAGDTEDNLHPPTVRDLARVLLVFVDEFLSL
- the QPCTL gene encoding glutaminyl-peptide cyclotransferase-like protein isoform X4; this translates as MRKGSGGSRRARVPGSVPGSGPGPPPPLPGGAAALLWARSRRRCPRLVPPLLALAAAAAVLYGVWPGEQRHSQRHILRSLGALGASWHLELDPFVAATPRGPLTFTNVVATLAPAAPRRLALACHYDTKVLPEMSPEVAQVPPGGGHTRHGEFVGATDSAVPCALLLELAAALDGPLRQSKDKARVTLQLLFLDGEEAFGAWSAADSLYGARHLARRMAGTAHGDGTQLSAISLLVLLDLLGAPSPAIHSHFPQSHHWFLRLVAIERRLRELGLLELPPLAQPLFRLEPPPGAVEDDHVPFLRRGVPVLHVIPLPFPRVWHTAGDTEDNLHPPTVRDLARVLLVFVDEFLSL